In Yersinia enterocolitica subsp. enterocolitica, one DNA window encodes the following:
- a CDS encoding ABC transporter permease — translation MIKRLSAINQARWARFRQNRRGYWSLWIFLTLFIISLFAELIANDKPLLVSYQGKFYMPFMVNYTESTFGGILTTAADYQDPYVIGRIKDNGWAIWAPIRFSNNTINFATDVPFPSPPSHTNWLGTDSTGGDVLAKIIYGFRISLLFGLTLTLLSSVIGICAGAVQGYYGGKIDLLGQRFIEVWSGMPTLFLIILLSSIVQPNFWWLLAITVIFGWMGLVGVVRAEFLRTRNYDYIRAARAMGVRDRVIMSRHMLPNAMVATLTFLPFILCGSITTLTSLDFLGFGLPMGSPSLGGLLLEGKNNLQAPWLGITAFLVLAVLLSLLIFIGEAVRDAFDPSKVY, via the coding sequence CCGCTGGGCGCGGTTTCGCCAGAACCGCCGTGGCTATTGGTCACTGTGGATCTTTTTGACACTGTTTATTATTAGTTTGTTTGCCGAATTGATAGCCAACGACAAGCCGCTCTTGGTGAGCTATCAGGGTAAATTCTACATGCCCTTTATGGTCAACTACACCGAATCAACCTTTGGTGGCATTTTAACCACGGCAGCGGATTACCAAGATCCGTATGTCATTGGCCGGATTAAAGATAATGGCTGGGCCATCTGGGCCCCCATCCGCTTTAGCAACAACACCATTAATTTCGCCACCGACGTGCCTTTCCCCTCGCCACCGAGCCACACTAATTGGCTCGGTACTGACAGCACTGGCGGCGATGTGTTGGCCAAGATCATTTACGGCTTCCGTATCTCACTGTTATTTGGCCTGACATTAACCCTGCTCTCCAGTGTGATTGGGATTTGTGCTGGGGCAGTTCAGGGCTATTACGGCGGAAAAATTGACTTGTTGGGGCAGCGATTTATTGAAGTCTGGTCTGGCATGCCAACCCTGTTTTTAATCATTTTACTGTCCAGCATAGTGCAGCCGAATTTCTGGTGGCTACTCGCCATTACCGTGATATTTGGCTGGATGGGGCTGGTTGGTGTAGTGCGGGCCGAGTTTCTGCGTACCCGAAATTATGACTATATCCGTGCTGCAAGGGCGATGGGAGTGCGCGATCGCGTGATTATGTCGCGACATATGCTGCCCAATGCCATGGTTGCCACTCTAACCTTTCTGCCCTTTATTTTGTGCGGCTCGATAACTACCCTGACCTCACTGGATTTCCTTGGCTTTGGCTTGCCAATGGGCTCGCCTTCACTCGGCGGGCTGTTATTAGAGGGTAAAAATAACCTTCAGGCTCCGTGGTTAGGAATAACGGCATTTCTGGTATTGGCGGTGCTGTTATCTCTGTTGATCTTTATCGGCGAAGCGGTGCGTGACGCCTTTGACCCAAGCAAGGTGTACTGA